The Nostoc sp. 'Lobaria pulmonaria (5183) cyanobiont' genome window below encodes:
- a CDS encoding FecCD family ABC transporter permease, translated as MQNSKFIIQNSILSNQPVTRVLLLLLLLTLAVLGMSLSLGDYPVLPADIVKAVIGLPTQDPESPFVVVTLRLPRVLISWLVGVGLAIAGAILQGLTRNPLADPGIVGVNAGAALAAVILIVLFPAVPTMYLPFAAFGGAFIVGCLIYLLAGTGEKSPLRLVLVGVALAAIMGAFTTLMLTFGEINDVTRALVWLEGSVAGKSWEQVWQLLPWIVIFVPFALLLAQELDTLQLGDTVAKGLGSRVTWQRSKLLLVSVALAGSSVAIGGTIGFVGLMAPHLARRLVGSIHKNLLPVAALNGGLLVAAADFLGRTLFSPTELPCGLLTAALGAPYFIYLLYKRRQR; from the coding sequence ATTCAAAATTCAAAATTTATAATTCAAAATTCAATACTTAGCAACCAGCCTGTAACTAGAGTATTGTTACTACTGCTATTACTCACGCTCGCAGTCTTGGGGATGAGTCTTAGTTTAGGAGATTATCCTGTCTTGCCAGCAGACATAGTGAAAGCTGTTATTGGTTTACCAACTCAAGATCCAGAATCTCCCTTTGTTGTTGTCACTTTGCGTTTACCGAGAGTGTTAATCTCCTGGTTGGTAGGAGTGGGCTTGGCAATTGCGGGTGCAATTTTACAAGGATTAACACGTAATCCTTTAGCTGACCCTGGTATTGTTGGGGTAAATGCAGGTGCAGCCTTAGCAGCTGTGATTTTGATTGTACTATTTCCGGCTGTACCCACTATGTATTTGCCCTTTGCTGCCTTTGGTGGTGCTTTTATTGTGGGCTGTCTAATCTACTTGCTAGCTGGCACGGGAGAAAAATCACCTCTGCGCTTAGTTTTAGTGGGAGTTGCACTTGCAGCAATTATGGGAGCTTTCACTACATTAATGCTCACTTTTGGTGAAATCAACGATGTTACCAGAGCATTGGTCTGGTTGGAAGGTAGTGTGGCTGGTAAAAGTTGGGAGCAAGTCTGGCAACTGCTACCTTGGATAGTTATCTTCGTTCCCTTTGCTTTACTGCTGGCGCAAGAACTTGATACTTTGCAACTGGGTGATACAGTAGCTAAAGGACTCGGTAGTCGAGTCACATGGCAAAGAAGCAAATTATTGTTAGTGAGTGTGGCGCTGGCTGGGTCAAGTGTGGCGATCGGCGGTACAATTGGCTTTGTTGGATTAATGGCTCCCCATTTGGCACGTAGACTTGTGGGGTCAATACATAAAAATTTACTACCAGTTGCCGCCTTGAACGGAGGATTGTTGGTAGCAGCAGCAGATTTTTTGGGTAGGACTTTATTTTCTCCGACAGAATTGCCATGTGGTTTGCTAACTGCTGCCTTAGGAGCGCCTTATTTTATCTATTTACTGTATAAAAGGCGGCAAAGATGA
- a CDS encoding ABC transporter ATP-binding protein, with protein sequence MDNTVLETQHLSLAYDGKPIISGLNLLIPTGQITALVGPNGCGKSTLLRGLARLLKPHIGTVYLNGADIFRQSTTKVAQQLGILPQGPVAPEGLTVRDLVAQGRYPYQKSWLQSWTTEDERQVRKALTTTDLNELADRAVDTLSGGQKQRAWIAMTLAQDTQILLLDEPTTFLDLAHQVEVLELLWDLNQLEERTIVMVLHDLNQACRYAHQLIALRDGAVMAYGTPADVMTEEMVQEVFGLACRIVPDPVMGTPWCVPLRREPHKYSQD encoded by the coding sequence ATGGACAACACAGTCCTTGAAACCCAACATCTGAGCCTAGCTTACGATGGCAAACCCATCATATCCGGTCTTAACCTGTTAATTCCCACAGGACAAATTACTGCTCTAGTTGGCCCCAATGGCTGCGGGAAATCTACTCTACTGCGAGGTTTAGCCAGATTACTCAAACCTCATATTGGTACTGTATATCTTAATGGTGCTGATATTTTTCGACAGTCAACGACCAAAGTTGCACAACAACTCGGTATTCTTCCTCAAGGGCCAGTTGCACCAGAAGGATTGACTGTGCGAGATTTAGTAGCACAAGGTCGTTATCCATATCAAAAAAGTTGGCTGCAATCTTGGACAACTGAAGATGAACGTCAAGTCCGCAAAGCATTAACAACTACAGACCTCAACGAATTAGCTGATAGAGCCGTAGATACCCTTTCTGGTGGACAGAAGCAACGTGCTTGGATAGCCATGACTTTAGCGCAAGATACACAAATTTTACTATTGGATGAGCCGACAACTTTTTTAGATTTAGCTCATCAAGTGGAAGTGCTGGAGTTGCTGTGGGATTTGAATCAACTTGAGGAGCGAACAATTGTCATGGTGTTGCATGACCTGAATCAGGCGTGTCGTTATGCTCATCAGCTAATAGCTTTACGTGATGGCGCTGTTATGGCTTATGGAACTCCAGCAGATGTAATGACAGAAGAAATGGTGCAGGAGGTGTTTGGATTAGCTTGTCGAATTGTGCCAGACCCAGTAATGGGTACACCTTGGTGTGTACCTTTGAGACGAGAACCTCATAAATATTCACAAGATTGA